In the Manis javanica isolate MJ-LG chromosome 14, MJ_LKY, whole genome shotgun sequence genome, one interval contains:
- the KIF20A gene encoding kinesin-like protein KIF20A: MSQGILSPPAGLLSDEEVAVSPMFESTAADLGSVVRKDLLSDCSVISTSLEDKQQVPSEDSTEKVKVYLRVRPLLPSELERQEDQGCVHIENMETLVLQAPKDSFAQKSNERGIGQATHRFTFSQIFGPEVGQASFFNLTVKEMVKDVLKGQNWLIYTYGVTNSGKTHTIQGTIKDGGILPRSLALIFNSLQGQLHPTPDLKPLLSNEVMWLDNKQIRQEEMKKLALLNGGLQEEELSTSLKRSVYIESRMGTSTSFDSGIAGLSSTSQFTSSSQLDETRHQWAQPDTAPVSVPADIRFSIWISFFEIYNELLYDLLEPPSQQRKRQTLRLCEDQNGNPYVKDLNWIHVQDAEEAWKLLKMGRKNQSFASTHLNQNSSRSHSIFSIRILHLQGEGDIVPKISELSLCDLAGSERCKDQKSGERLKEAGNINTSLHTLGRCIAALRQNQQNRSKQNLVPFRDSKLTRVFQGFFTGRGRSCMIVNVNPCASTYDETLHVAKFSAIASQLVHAPPVQLGFPLLHSLIKEHSLQASPSLETGAKTDPGLDDIENEADISMYGKEDLLQVVEAMKELLLKERQEKLQLEMQLRDEICNEMVEQMQQREQWCSEHLDTQKELLEEMYEEKLKILKESLTSFYQEELRERDEKIEELEALLQDARQQPVARQQSGSELSLRQSQRLAASTSTQQLRDVKAKLEQCRAELNSTTEELQKYQKMLEPPPSAKPFTTDVDKKLEEGQKNIRLLRTELQKLGESLQSAERACCHSTGAGKLRQALTTCDDILIKQDQTLAELQNNMMLVKLDLRKKAACIAEQYHTVLKLQGQASSTKKRLGVSQENQQPNQQPPGKKPFLRNLLPRTPTCQSSVDCSPYARILRSRRSPLLKSGPFGKKN; the protein is encoded by the exons ATGTCGCAAGGGATCCTTTCTCCACCAGCCGGCTTGCTGTCGGATGAGGAGGTCGCAGTCTCTCCCATGTTTGAGTCCACAGCTGCAGATCTGGGGTCTGTAGTACGCAAGGACCTGCTGTCAGACTGCTCTGTCATCTCTACCTCCCTGGAAGACAAACAGCAG GTTCCATCTGAGGATAGTACAGAGAAGGTCAAAGTATACCTGAGAGTCAGGCCCTTGTTACCTTCAGAGTTGGAACGACAGGAGGATCAG GGTTGTGTCCACATAGAGAACATGGAGACCCTTGTTCTACAGGCACCCAAGGATTCCTTTGCCCAGAAAAGCAATGAGCGGGGAATTGGACAAGCCACCCACAGATTCACCTTTTCCCAG ATCTTTGGGCCAGAAGTGGGACAAGCATCCTTCTTCAATCTGACCGTGAAGGAGATGGTAAAGGACGTACTCAAAGGGCAGAACTGGCTCATCTACACATATGGAGTTACCAACTCAGGAAAAACCCACACAATTCAGG GTACTATCAAGGATGGAGGGATCCTACCCCGGTCCCTGGCTCTGATCTTCAATAGCCTCCAAGGCCAACTTCATCCAACACCTGATCTGAAGCCCTTGCTCTCTAACGAGGTGATGTGGCTAGACAACAAGCAGATCCGGcaggaggaaatgaaaaaacTGGCCCTGCTAAATGGAGGCCTCCAAGAG GAGGAGCTGTCCACTTCCTTGAAGAGGAGTGTCTACATTGAAAGTCGGATGGGTACAAGCACCAGCTTTGACAGTGGCATTGCTGGACTCTCATCTACCAGTCAGTTTACCAGCAGTAGCCAGCTGGATG AAACGAGGCACCAGTGGGCACAGCCGGATACTGCCCCTGTAAGTGTCCCTGCAGACATTCGCTTCTCTATCTGGATCTCCTTCTTTGAAATCTACAATGAATTGCTTTACGACCTGTTAGAACCACCTAGCCAGCAGCGCAAGCGGCAGACTCTGCGGCTGTGTGAGGACCAGAATGGCAATCCCTATGTGAAAG ATCTCAATTGGATTCATGTTCAAGATGCTGAGGAGGCCTGGAAACTTCTGAAAATGGGTCGTAAAAACCAGAGCTTTGCCAGCACCCACCTGAATCAGAACTCTAGCCGCAG TCACAGCATCTTCTCAATTCGGATCCTGCACCTTCAGGGGGAAGGAGATATAGTCCCCAAGATCAGCGA GTTGTCACTGTGTGATTTGGCTGGCTCAGAGCGCTGCAAAGATCAGAAGAGTGGAGAACGGCTGAAGGAAGCAGGAAACATTAACACCTCTCTGCACACCCTAGGCCGCTGTATTGCCGCCCTGCGCCAAAACCAGCAGAATCG GTCAAAGCAGAACCTGGTTCCCTTCCGTGACAGCAAGTTGACTCGAGTATTCCAAGGCTTCTTCACAGGCCGAGGCCGTTCCTGCATGATTGTTAATGTGAACCCCTGTGCCTCTACCTATGATGAGACCCTTCACGTGGCCAAGTTCTCAGCCATTGCCAGTCAG CTTGTGCATGCTCCACCTGTGCAACTGGGATTCCCACTGTTGCATTCACTCATCAAGGAACACAGTCTCCAGGCATCTCCCAGCTTAGAAACAGGGGCTAAGACAGACCCAGGCCTTGATGACATTGAAAATGAAGCTGACATCTCCATGTATGGCAAGGAG GACCTACTACAGGTGGTGGAAGCCATGAAAGAACTGCTTTTGAAAGAACGACAGGAAAAGCTGCAGCTGGAGATGCAGCTCCGTGATGAAATTTGCAATGAGATGGTGGAGCAGATGCAACAACGGGAACAGTGGTGCAG TGAACATTTGGACACTCAAAAGGAGCTACTGGAGGAAATGTATGAGGAGAAACTAAAAATCCTTAAGGAGTCGCTGACAAGTTTTTACCAAGAAGAGCTTCGG GAGCGGGATGAGAAGATCGAAGAGCTAGAAGCTCTTCTGCAGGATGCCAGACAGCAGCCAGTGGCCCGTCAACAGTCAGGGTCTGAACTGTCCTTGCGGCAGTCACAAAGGTTGGCAGCTTCCACCTCTACCCAGCAGCTCCGGGACGTTAAAGCTAAATTGGAACAGTGCAGGGCAGAGCTGAACTCCACCACTGAAG AGCTGCAGAAGTATCAGAAAATGTTAGAACCGCCACCCTCAGCCAAACCCTTCACCACTGATGTGGACAAGAAGTTAGAGGAGGGCCAGAAG AATATAAGGCTGCTGCGGACAGAGCTTCAGAAACTTGGTGAATCTCTCCAGTCGGCAGAAAGAGCCTGTTGCCACAGCACTGGGGCAGGCAAGCTTCGGCAAGCCTTGACGACTTGTGATGACATCTTAATCAAACAG GATCAAACCCTGGCTGAGCTGCAGAATAACATGATGTTAGTAAAACTGGACCTTCGGAAGAAGGCAGCATGCATCGCGGAACAGTATCATACCGTGCTAAAACTCCAAGGCCAGGCTTCTTCTACCAAAAAGCGCCTTGGTGTCAGCCAGGAAAACCAGCAACCAAACCAACAGCCCCCAGGGAAGAAACCTTTTCTTCGGAACTTACTTCCCCGAACGCCCACCTGCCAAAGCTCAGTGGATTGCAGCCCTTATGCCCGGATCCTGCGCTCACGGCGCTCCCCTTTACTCAAATCTGGGCCTTTTGGCAAGAAAAACTGA